A window from Leptospira meyeri encodes these proteins:
- a CDS encoding electron transfer flavoprotein subunit beta/FixA family protein: MKIVVLVKQVPDTETNIKVGDKSINEAGVKWIISPYDEFAIEEGIRIREKSGGEVIAVSLGPDRAVEALRTAYAMGVDRAVHVKVDDYVTFDSTYTSELLANLIKAENADVVIGGRQSIDTDSSQVVVQIAERLNIPHVAMALKLEFDGNKVTATREIEGGTEVVETTAPLAVTAQKGLNEPRYPSLKGIMSAKKKPVDVKKPEELGATGSKLEVVSLEPPPPRIAGRKLEAADAQGFASQLVKALREEAKVI, from the coding sequence ATGAAAATTGTTGTTCTAGTAAAACAGGTTCCGGACACGGAAACCAATATCAAAGTCGGCGACAAATCGATCAACGAAGCTGGCGTAAAATGGATCATCTCTCCTTATGATGAATTTGCTATCGAAGAGGGAATCAGAATTCGTGAAAAAAGCGGTGGAGAAGTCATCGCAGTGTCCCTCGGCCCAGATCGTGCCGTAGAAGCACTTCGTACTGCATACGCTATGGGTGTAGACAGAGCTGTTCACGTAAAAGTGGATGACTACGTAACTTTTGACTCTACATACACTTCCGAACTTCTTGCAAACCTCATCAAAGCTGAAAATGCAGATGTAGTGATTGGTGGTCGTCAATCCATCGATACAGATAGTTCACAAGTTGTGGTTCAAATTGCAGAGAGATTGAACATACCTCACGTGGCAATGGCCCTCAAACTTGAGTTTGACGGAAACAAAGTGACTGCGACTCGCGAAATCGAAGGTGGAACTGAGGTTGTAGAAACAACAGCTCCTCTCGCAGTGACTGCTCAAAAAGGTTTGAACGAACCAAGATACCCTAGCTTAAAAGGAATCATGTCTGCGAAGAAAAAACCGGTCGATGTGAAAAAACCGGAAGAACTCGGAGCAACTGGATCTAAACTCGAAGTTGTATCTCTCGAACCACCTCCTCCACGTATCGCTGGTCGAAAACTGGAAGCAGCAGATGCACAAGGTTTTGCATCTCAACTTGTAAAAGCTCTTCGCGAAGAAGCGAAGGTCATCTAA
- a CDS encoding LolA family protein, which yields MRNFLPKFSIVLLFSVQTGILWAEDGRDRLNAVIGKMNSLESFRASVTVNGGLTGVVSYKSPNQLHVRFSDGRIISSNGRILWFYNPDSSIAGKQDLKGVSGGLGGLLSGYENVSVSGRTFRLTSNTKRYNEIILVVSDNDLPRVLKMKRSDEEITEVAFSGIATNIGLGTGLFNFQPPTSSQIVENPLNQKE from the coding sequence TTGAGGAATTTCCTTCCTAAATTTTCGATTGTTCTCCTTTTCTCTGTCCAAACGGGTATCCTTTGGGCAGAGGATGGAAGGGATCGTTTGAATGCCGTCATTGGCAAAATGAATTCCCTAGAAAGTTTTCGCGCCTCTGTCACTGTCAATGGTGGCCTGACCGGTGTCGTTTCCTATAAAAGCCCAAACCAACTTCATGTCAGATTCAGCGACGGAAGGATTATATCTTCCAACGGTCGGATTTTATGGTTTTACAATCCAGATTCATCCATTGCAGGAAAACAAGACCTGAAAGGTGTTTCAGGTGGCCTTGGAGGACTTCTTTCCGGTTACGAAAATGTGTCAGTTAGTGGCAGAACTTTTCGTCTAACTTCCAATACCAAGCGGTATAATGAAATTATCTTGGTTGTATCTGATAACGACCTCCCTCGTGTACTCAAAATGAAACGTTCCGATGAAGAAATCACCGAAGTAGCTTTCTCTGGGATTGCTACAAACATTGGTCTTGGAACGGGATTATTCAATTTCCAACCTCCTACAAGCTCACAAATTGTTGAGAACCCTCTCAACCAAAAGGAGTAA
- a CDS encoding electron transfer flavoprotein subunit alpha/FixB family protein: protein MADVLVVGELKNGELKKISKELTSAARKIADSIGGKVHTVVITENVDAFAGDLKAVGADTVIGANLGEFSPEGYANGIFAIIQEKKPAVVLIPHSAQGKEYSARVAIKANAGIVADAVGLSVDGGKVVAKKPIYSGKAYANFKVTSDIQIFTVRANSQEVTPKDGAGAVEKSGASAGEVRTKSLSKDLSGGNKVQLADASIIVSGGRGIKGPENWPIIQDLADTLGAALGASRATVDAGWISHSHQVGQTGKTVSPNCYIACGISGAIQHLAGMGSSKYIVAINKDGDAPIFKVATYGVVADLFEVVPALTSEFKKVLG, encoded by the coding sequence ATGGCTGATGTTTTAGTAGTTGGTGAATTAAAAAACGGCGAACTTAAAAAAATCTCAAAAGAACTTACTTCTGCAGCTCGTAAAATTGCGGACTCCATTGGTGGTAAAGTTCATACAGTAGTCATTACTGAAAACGTGGATGCGTTTGCAGGTGATTTGAAAGCGGTTGGTGCTGACACAGTGATCGGTGCAAACCTTGGTGAATTTTCTCCTGAAGGTTATGCAAATGGAATTTTTGCAATCATCCAAGAGAAAAAACCTGCAGTGGTTCTCATCCCACACTCTGCTCAAGGAAAAGAATACTCTGCAAGAGTAGCGATCAAGGCAAATGCTGGTATCGTTGCGGATGCGGTTGGTCTTTCTGTTGACGGTGGTAAAGTGGTAGCGAAAAAACCAATTTACTCTGGAAAAGCGTATGCAAATTTCAAAGTCACTTCTGACATTCAAATCTTTACTGTACGTGCCAACTCACAAGAAGTAACTCCAAAAGACGGAGCGGGTGCAGTAGAAAAATCTGGCGCTTCTGCTGGTGAAGTAAGAACAAAGTCCCTTTCTAAAGATCTTTCTGGTGGAAACAAAGTACAACTTGCTGATGCTTCTATCATTGTATCTGGCGGACGCGGAATCAAAGGACCTGAAAACTGGCCGATCATCCAAGACTTGGCTGACACTCTTGGTGCTGCTCTTGGTGCTTCCCGTGCCACTGTGGATGCAGGATGGATTTCTCACTCACACCAAGTAGGACAAACAGGAAAAACTGTCTCCCCTAACTGTTACATCGCTTGCGGTATCTCCGGAGCCATCCAACACTTAGCGGGTATGGGATCTTCTAAATACATCGTTGCCATCAACAAAGATGGAGATGCTCCTATTTTTAAAGTAGCGACTTACGGTGTTGTTGCCGACCTTTTCGAAGTAGTGCCTGCACTTACTTCTGAGTTCAAAAAAGTATTGGGTTAA
- a CDS encoding LIC10362 family protein: protein MWLLCFHSLALLVFVLLYSFRFRKLVPNPEQSILVQIQATTKDWKFTPNLVLLIAFSLFLLFPLTLGFSFYLRSDANVLVVILWIIWAYNWSKYSFFRE, encoded by the coding sequence TTGCACTTTTGGTTTTTGTCCTTCTTTACTCTTTCCGATTTCGAAAATTGGTGCCAAATCCCGAACAAAGTATCCTGGTGCAAATCCAAGCGACCACAAAAGACTGGAAATTCACTCCGAATTTGGTCCTTCTCATCGCCTTCTCACTCTTCTTACTATTTCCACTCACCTTAGGATTTTCCTTTTACCTCAGGAGTGATGCAAACGTCCTTGTCGTCATTCTCTGGATCATTTGGGCCTACAATTGGAGTAAATACAGTTTCTTCCGAGAATAA